The following proteins are encoded in a genomic region of Ignavibacteriota bacterium:
- a CDS encoding DUF4199 domain-containing protein codes for MNDGFVQPAPSKMVPILVGAGVMTATVVIPVFNLVNCLCCAGLMGGAVVGVWMHKKNYPPDMPYTVGNGTIVGLLAGLVAAPVTAILQTLQMGLFTSDFAMTYESQMEEAIRSMEVSGQDPATAEQVRQLMESLGSSPAFFFAMIFVFSLLVFAAFGALGGLIGGNIFKTRIVQVPPQTPGTMS; via the coding sequence ATGAACGACGGCTTCGTCCAACCAGCCCCTTCGAAAATGGTCCCCATACTCGTGGGAGCGGGGGTCATGACCGCCACGGTGGTTATCCCGGTGTTCAACCTCGTGAACTGCCTCTGCTGCGCCGGCCTGATGGGTGGAGCGGTGGTCGGAGTGTGGATGCACAAAAAGAACTATCCGCCCGACATGCCTTACACCGTCGGCAACGGAACCATCGTCGGACTGCTCGCCGGCCTCGTGGCCGCGCCGGTCACGGCCATTCTGCAGACACTGCAGATGGGACTGTTTACCTCGGACTTTGCGATGACCTATGAATCGCAGATGGAAGAAGCCATACGCAGCATGGAAGTCTCGGGTCAGGATCCCGCTACCGCCGAGCAGGTGCGCCAGCTCATGGAATCGCTCGGATCCTCGCCCGCATTTTTCTTCGCCATGATCTTCGTGTTTTCGCTCCTCGTGTTTGCCGCGTTCGGCGCACTGGGCGGACTCATCGGCGGCAACATCTTCAAGACACGTATCGTGCAGGTTCCGCCACAGACGCCGGGGACGATGTCCTGA
- a CDS encoding DUF2085 domain-containing protein → MRFWKRRSGVESRSTLRGMAYTLVAIGAALWTAGTLAAPLLACTGAHPGASAVARLVYAPMCHQDTDRSWRVCGRPVSVCHRCSGIYAAFTTVLLVLPIAAGRLIRRLRMRKYTLAVFLLPVLLDYFLDVAGLLANSPVSRTATGALAGIGLALFVAIGTAELEDERRTRFTLSS, encoded by the coding sequence ATGCGTTTCTGGAAGCGAAGAAGCGGCGTTGAATCGCGCTCGACGCTGCGCGGCATGGCGTACACACTCGTCGCCATCGGCGCGGCACTCTGGACCGCGGGCACACTCGCAGCTCCGCTGCTCGCCTGCACGGGAGCCCATCCCGGCGCCTCCGCTGTTGCGCGGCTCGTGTACGCACCCATGTGTCATCAGGACACGGATCGTTCGTGGCGGGTGTGCGGCCGGCCGGTTTCGGTCTGCCATCGCTGCTCGGGCATCTATGCCGCATTCACCACGGTGCTGCTTGTGCTCCCCATAGCGGCCGGACGCCTGATCCGCCGACTGCGGATGCGGAAATACACACTCGCCGTCTTTCTTCTTCCGGTGCTGCTCGATTATTTTCTCGATGTTGCGGGTCTGCTAGCAAATTCGCCCGTCTCGCGCACGGCCACCGGAGCCCTGGCGGGAATCGGACTCGCGCTGTTTGTTGCGATAGGTACGGCGGAACTCGAAGACGAACGCCGGACGCGTTTCACACTTTCATCCTAA
- a CDS encoding thioredoxin fold domain-containing protein, translating into MTPRTGRLTVALAALGFLLATAAPIRAVGDEPGWKPYARAVADAKENGRVVLVDVYTGWCGWCKKMDRDVYADARVRKYLAERYEIVKLDAEAATAHELDGRNMTERQIATDFGVSSYPTTLFLASDGTLITAVPGYVAADKFLDVLEYIAGGLYKTQSWNAFLEAKKRR; encoded by the coding sequence ATGACACCCAGGACCGGACGCCTCACTGTCGCGCTGGCCGCCCTCGGCTTTCTTCTCGCTACCGCGGCTCCCATACGGGCCGTCGGGGACGAACCGGGCTGGAAGCCCTACGCGCGCGCGGTTGCCGATGCGAAGGAGAACGGGCGCGTGGTGCTGGTGGACGTGTACACCGGTTGGTGCGGCTGGTGTAAAAAAATGGACCGCGACGTCTACGCCGATGCACGTGTGCGGAAATACCTGGCGGAACGCTACGAGATTGTCAAGCTCGATGCCGAAGCCGCGACCGCTCACGAACTGGACGGTCGAAACATGACCGAACGACAGATCGCGACCGACTTCGGCGTGAGCAGCTACCCGACCACGCTGTTCCTTGCCTCCGACGGCACACTGATCACCGCGGTGCCGGGATATGTCGCCGCGGACAAATTCCTCGATGTGCTCGAGTACATCGCCGGAGGATTGTATAAAACACAGAGCTGGAATGCGTTTCTGGAAGCGAAGAAGCGGCGTTGA
- a CDS encoding tetratricopeptide repeat protein: MSFLDFEDFDDEPLDSTKGDRSYSDMEMEDLLAAARSGDLSLETIEELANYHYDHGNFEHALTFLEVLAEFSPFSADVWERKGMALNNLGRYQQALEAFEQAESLNPYDVELLLSKGITLDNLGRSDEAMACFERVLVLEPDNDEALFSQGVVHERKGQYEAAIAVFKDVLRRNPDHRDSWYELGYCYDCSDQLRDALVSYDRYLALMPFNANAWYNRGIVLNRLGWYRRAVESYDTALVLQEDFASVWYNRGNSCANLKWLEEAVFCYRRTLEMEPDDEMAWHNLGNAYEEMERYDDAISAFSEALNLEPDHYESLYGRGCVYDAMDKLDSALEDYAAAIALAPDLGEIWHARADVEYSLGLIEQSLSSYRRVLDLEPENSEAWLDYSETLYEYGMLHEALSAAGRARELEPDWADAHILYARLAFLLRSRRKGIEALQFALEHFPDLRQHIAKEFPIVRTHEAFADYPDLRQ, translated from the coding sequence ATGAGCTTTTTGGACTTTGAAGATTTTGATGATGAGCCGCTCGATTCCACCAAGGGCGACAGGTCGTATTCCGACATGGAAATGGAGGACCTGCTCGCGGCGGCACGAAGCGGTGACCTGAGTCTCGAGACAATCGAAGAACTCGCGAACTACCATTATGACCACGGGAATTTCGAGCATGCGCTCACCTTCCTCGAGGTCCTGGCGGAATTTTCGCCGTTCAGCGCCGACGTCTGGGAACGGAAGGGCATGGCCTTGAACAATCTCGGCCGCTATCAGCAGGCCCTCGAGGCCTTCGAACAGGCCGAATCGCTCAATCCCTACGATGTGGAACTGCTGCTGAGCAAGGGTATCACGCTCGACAATCTGGGCCGGTCCGACGAGGCCATGGCCTGTTTCGAACGTGTGCTGGTGCTCGAGCCCGACAATGACGAGGCCCTTTTCAGCCAGGGTGTGGTACACGAGCGGAAGGGGCAGTACGAGGCGGCGATCGCCGTGTTCAAGGATGTTCTGCGGAGGAATCCGGATCATCGCGATTCCTGGTACGAGCTCGGGTACTGCTACGACTGCAGCGATCAGTTGCGGGACGCCCTCGTGAGCTACGACCGTTACCTCGCGCTCATGCCCTTCAACGCCAATGCCTGGTACAACCGGGGCATAGTCCTGAACCGTCTGGGGTGGTACCGGAGGGCGGTGGAGTCGTACGACACGGCGCTGGTGTTGCAGGAGGATTTTGCGTCGGTCTGGTATAATCGCGGCAACAGTTGCGCGAATCTGAAATGGCTCGAGGAAGCCGTGTTCTGCTACCGGCGCACGCTCGAAATGGAGCCCGACGACGAGATGGCCTGGCACAATCTCGGCAACGCCTACGAGGAAATGGAGCGGTACGACGACGCGATAAGCGCCTTCAGCGAGGCCTTGAACCTCGAGCCCGACCATTACGAGTCGCTCTACGGCCGCGGGTGCGTGTACGATGCGATGGACAAGCTCGACAGTGCCCTCGAGGACTACGCGGCGGCTATCGCGCTTGCGCCCGACCTGGGCGAGATATGGCATGCGCGCGCCGATGTGGAATACAGTCTTGGCCTGATCGAACAGTCGCTGAGCAGCTACCGGCGCGTCCTCGATCTCGAACCCGAGAACTCCGAGGCCTGGCTCGATTACAGCGAGACACTCTACGAATACGGCATGCTGCACGAAGCGCTCTCCGCGGCAGGCCGCGCCCGCGAGCTCGAACCCGACTGGGCCGACGCGCACATCCTGTACGCGCGCCTCGCCTTCCTGCTACGAAGCAGGCGCAAAGGCATCGAAGCGCTGCAGTTCGCGCTGGAACATTTCCCCGATCTGCGTCAGCACATCGCGAAGGAATTTCCTATCGTGCGCACGCACGAGGCCTTTGCGGATTATCCCGACCTGCGTCAGTAA
- a CDS encoding divalent-cation tolerance protein CutA: MDEKSLDNGGNDPCLVVSTASSREEASLLARTLVEEELAACCTIIPGALSVFRWEGDVQEAVEQVLLIKTTLSVFPALEQRIRALHSYHVPEILALSIERISDPYLQWLASCVSHPEARGASKPVQSTQDQN, translated from the coding sequence ATGGATGAGAAATCACTTGATAACGGGGGAAATGATCCCTGTCTTGTGGTGAGCACGGCCTCGTCCCGCGAGGAAGCATCCCTGCTGGCGCGGACGCTTGTCGAGGAAGAGCTTGCGGCATGCTGCACCATCATACCGGGCGCACTTTCCGTTTTTCGTTGGGAGGGTGACGTACAGGAAGCGGTGGAGCAGGTGTTGCTGATAAAGACAACGCTATCGGTATTTCCCGCGCTCGAGCAGCGCATCCGCGCCCTGCACAGCTATCACGTCCCCGAGATCCTCGCCCTGAGTATCGAAAGGATTTCAGACCCCTATCTCCAGTGGCTCGCGTCGTGCGTGTCGCATCCGGAGGCGCGCGGCGCCTCGAAACCGGTACAGTCAACGCAGGATCAGAATTGA
- a CDS encoding ParA family protein has protein sequence MSKVIAIANQKGGVGKTTTSVNLAASFATAERRTLLIDIDPQANASSGVGLDVTKSPVTIYEVLLALNESREGVQETELPHLRVIPSTINLVGAEYELIDVPQREHLLRKALEPLRAEFEYIIIDCPPSLGLLTINSLTAADSVLVPVQCEYFALEGLGKLLNTINLVRKHFNTHLEIEGVLLTMFDSRLRLSRQVADEVRKYFGEKVFDTLIARNVRLSEAPSFGKPVILYDAMSVGTQNYIDLAQEIIRRNGAAGTQAPAAE, from the coding sequence ATGTCGAAAGTCATCGCAATAGCAAATCAGAAAGGCGGCGTGGGAAAAACCACGACCTCGGTCAATCTCGCGGCGAGTTTTGCAACGGCCGAGCGCCGGACCCTCCTGATCGACATCGATCCGCAGGCCAATGCCTCGAGCGGAGTGGGGCTCGACGTGACCAAGTCGCCCGTCACCATTTACGAAGTGCTGCTCGCGCTCAACGAGAGCCGCGAGGGTGTGCAGGAAACGGAGCTGCCGCACCTGCGTGTCATCCCCTCGACGATCAACCTCGTCGGCGCCGAGTACGAACTGATCGACGTTCCCCAGCGCGAACACCTGCTGCGCAAGGCCCTCGAGCCGCTTCGGGCCGAGTTTGAATACATCATCATCGACTGTCCGCCCTCGCTCGGCCTGCTCACCATCAATTCTCTGACCGCGGCCGATTCCGTGCTTGTGCCCGTACAATGCGAGTATTTCGCCCTCGAGGGACTGGGCAAGCTCCTGAATACGATCAACCTCGTGCGCAAACACTTCAACACCCATCTCGAGATCGAGGGTGTGTTGCTCACCATGTTCGACTCGCGCCTGCGCCTGTCGCGACAGGTGGCCGACGAGGTGCGCAAATACTTCGGCGAGAAGGTGTTCGATACACTCATCGCGCGCAACGTGCGGCTCAGCGAGGCCCCGAGTTTCGGGAAGCCGGTCATTCTCTACGACGCGATGTCCGTCGGCACGCAGAACTATATCGATCTGGCGCAGGAGATCATCCGGCGCAACGGCGCCGCCGGGACGCAGGCCCCGGCAGCGGAGTAA
- a CDS encoding ParB/RepB/Spo0J family partition protein, translated as MSKQKFGLGRGLGALLPSDSNEPEAKVPVVPTPETRDDGVSTGVLAHVEIARISPNPYQPRIDFDPEALEELAQSIRENGLIQPVTVRRLGDGYQLISGERRLRACQVAGITHVPAYIRQVDTVEEMIELALIENIQRETLNPIEIAQTYRRLMDDYQYTQDEISKKVGKNRASVSNFVRLLRLPKDIQESIQKGEFSFGHARALVNVSDAAAQLRIWKKSLREGLSVRRVEELVREAAQPPAPAVPKKKRTRSETPPAFDDVAARLRGAYGTKVSITADTNGSGVISFEFYNLDDFERILELLTPPA; from the coding sequence ATGTCGAAACAGAAATTCGGACTGGGCCGCGGACTCGGCGCGCTTCTGCCGTCGGACTCGAACGAGCCCGAGGCGAAGGTTCCCGTCGTCCCAACGCCCGAAACGCGCGACGACGGCGTTTCGACCGGCGTGCTCGCCCATGTCGAAATAGCGCGCATCTCGCCCAATCCCTATCAGCCGCGCATCGATTTCGACCCCGAGGCGTTGGAGGAACTCGCGCAGTCCATCCGTGAAAACGGACTGATACAACCTGTCACTGTGCGCCGCCTCGGCGACGGTTATCAGCTCATCTCGGGCGAGCGGCGCCTGCGCGCCTGCCAGGTGGCGGGCATTACACACGTCCCCGCATACATCCGCCAGGTCGACACGGTCGAGGAGATGATCGAGCTTGCGCTGATCGAGAACATACAGCGCGAGACGTTGAATCCGATCGAAATCGCGCAGACCTACCGCCGCCTGATGGACGACTATCAGTATACGCAGGACGAGATTTCGAAAAAGGTGGGAAAGAACCGCGCCTCGGTGTCGAACTTCGTGCGTCTTCTGCGCCTGCCGAAGGATATTCAAGAGAGCATACAGAAGGGCGAATTCAGTTTCGGACACGCGCGCGCGCTGGTGAATGTGTCGGACGCGGCAGCGCAGCTCCGCATCTGGAAGAAGTCGCTGCGCGAAGGCCTGTCCGTTCGCCGTGTCGAGGAACTCGTGCGCGAGGCCGCGCAGCCCCCCGCGCCGGCGGTCCCGAAAAAAAAGAGAACACGTTCCGAAACTCCGCCCGCCTTCGACGACGTCGCCGCGCGCCTGCGCGGGGCTTACGGCACCAAAGTCAGCATCACCGCCGATACCAACGGAAGCGGAGTGATTTCCTTCGAGTTCTATAACCTCGACGACTTCGAGCGTATCCTCGAACTCCTCACACCACCCGCCTAG
- a CDS encoding Omp28-related outer membrane protein, producing the protein MRTIVTASVALCMLLLAASSGMAQLRCETPPDLPSGAVPAYEKAYRADDAVATAAWSMGTKLPIAKQYHAVASLNGEIFVFGGVTAGNYYNARSFRYSPATNTWTPIRDFPVAKWLCGLAESVNGKIYLFGAIENFGTSYKTLPDVYEYDPATDTYTEKMDMPQAQGFACSGVIDNKIYVIAGSPANGNLFQKIVQVYDPAADTWSTATSFPRELRYCSAATVDNKIVVMGGYNNTLPNMYYVADTYIGELSGGTLAWRKVRDHALGPIILAGGVGIGGKAWFFGGRPSADNNAPATQRSYSYDPATDTWTALELMTKGTQYLLQAGSDGKKAYLPGGQTRIYLAHDTLQIFDTGAKGNPVLALGKTTYDLWVKKSNPVSIPFPVRNNGYADLTWTATVETGASAWLTISSGGGTVPPMSSTDASIGIDASALAPGDYSGSIALTSNDEQRKSVTISVTIHVQIEDVDEAQNVLIEEFSGTWCGWCPYGADTLKQLISEFSGRVFGMTYHQGTHDPLVTRDGNGVLAMLGVTSYPSAAVNRTLDPSTGRVTLGRNTWRGVAQTLMNDHRSPVGIQFFDKSYNPATKWMRFKVRVFFHQGMTGDLRLSVVQTESGHNVGQSYYYQDTSGSTKAKILYPYFHEHAVRDMLPDSMGAKLYDTPSIATQSVVEKYFEFASRDSIAAESELIAFVHLVKDGKPGEILQATGETLLDNATAVGDPETLPRDITLHAAYPNPANGAAVLSFAVPEPADVRLTLHDALGREVLVVLDASREAGTHYRVIETAALAPGLYHASLRVGSVVRTVPVIVAR; encoded by the coding sequence ATGAGAACCATCGTCACCGCAAGTGTTGCCCTGTGTATGTTGTTGCTTGCCGCATCGAGCGGCATGGCGCAGCTTCGTTGCGAGACGCCGCCAGATCTTCCCAGCGGCGCGGTGCCTGCCTACGAAAAGGCATATCGCGCCGATGATGCGGTTGCCACCGCGGCGTGGAGCATGGGCACCAAACTTCCCATCGCAAAACAGTATCATGCCGTCGCGTCGCTCAACGGCGAAATTTTTGTTTTTGGCGGAGTGACAGCGGGCAATTATTACAACGCGCGAAGCTTCCGCTACTCACCCGCGACAAATACCTGGACGCCGATCCGCGATTTTCCCGTCGCAAAATGGTTGTGCGGTCTGGCCGAATCCGTGAACGGCAAGATCTACCTGTTCGGGGCAATCGAAAATTTCGGCACATCGTATAAAACGCTCCCCGATGTGTACGAATACGATCCGGCCACCGACACGTACACCGAAAAAATGGACATGCCGCAGGCGCAGGGCTTTGCCTGTTCCGGTGTGATCGACAACAAAATCTATGTGATTGCCGGCAGTCCCGCGAATGGAAATCTGTTCCAGAAGATCGTGCAGGTGTACGATCCCGCCGCCGATACGTGGTCCACTGCCACCAGTTTCCCCCGCGAACTGCGCTATTGTTCGGCAGCGACTGTCGACAATAAGATCGTTGTCATGGGCGGCTACAACAACACGCTTCCGAACATGTATTATGTGGCCGACACATACATCGGCGAACTCAGCGGCGGCACCCTTGCCTGGCGCAAGGTGCGCGACCATGCGCTCGGTCCGATCATCCTCGCGGGCGGCGTCGGCATCGGAGGTAAGGCCTGGTTCTTTGGCGGACGCCCCTCGGCCGACAATAACGCGCCTGCAACACAACGCAGTTATTCCTACGATCCCGCCACGGATACATGGACGGCGCTGGAACTGATGACCAAGGGCACACAGTATCTGCTGCAGGCGGGAAGCGACGGAAAAAAGGCCTATCTGCCCGGCGGACAGACGCGCATATACCTGGCGCACGATACGCTGCAGATCTTCGATACGGGCGCCAAGGGCAACCCCGTGCTCGCCCTGGGCAAAACCACCTATGACCTCTGGGTAAAAAAATCCAATCCCGTCAGCATTCCTTTTCCCGTACGGAATAACGGGTACGCGGACCTGACCTGGACCGCCACCGTCGAAACGGGAGCAAGCGCCTGGCTGACGATATCGAGCGGCGGCGGTACCGTGCCACCAATGAGCAGCACGGATGCAAGCATCGGAATTGACGCGAGCGCGCTGGCTCCAGGTGATTACTCGGGCTCGATCGCACTCACCTCGAACGACGAACAGCGCAAATCGGTGACGATCTCGGTGACGATACATGTGCAGATCGAGGATGTGGACGAGGCGCAGAACGTGCTCATCGAGGAATTCTCCGGAACCTGGTGCGGCTGGTGTCCGTACGGCGCCGACACGCTGAAGCAGCTTATCTCCGAATTTTCCGGACGTGTGTTCGGCATGACCTATCATCAGGGGACGCACGATCCGCTGGTCACACGCGACGGCAACGGTGTGCTGGCGATGCTCGGCGTCACGTCCTATCCCTCCGCGGCGGTGAATCGCACACTTGATCCGTCCACTGGACGGGTGACACTGGGCCGCAACACCTGGCGCGGCGTGGCACAGACCCTCATGAACGATCATCGCAGCCCCGTGGGCATTCAATTCTTCGACAAGTCATACAATCCCGCTACCAAGTGGATGCGCTTCAAGGTGCGTGTGTTTTTCCATCAGGGCATGACGGGTGATCTGCGGCTCAGCGTGGTGCAGACGGAAAGCGGACACAATGTGGGCCAGTCGTATTACTATCAGGACACGTCGGGATCGACGAAGGCCAAGATCCTGTATCCCTACTTCCATGAACATGCCGTGCGCGACATGCTGCCCGATTCGATGGGCGCAAAACTGTACGACACACCGTCGATCGCGACGCAGTCCGTGGTCGAGAAATACTTCGAGTTCGCATCGCGCGATTCCATCGCCGCCGAGAGTGAACTGATCGCCTTTGTGCATCTGGTGAAGGACGGCAAACCCGGCGAGATACTGCAGGCCACGGGCGAGACGCTGCTCGACAACGCGACGGCGGTGGGTGATCCGGAGACGCTTCCTCGCGACATCACCCTACATGCCGCGTATCCGAATCCCGCGAACGGTGCGGCGGTGCTCTCGTTCGCAGTGCCCGAGCCGGCCGATGTGCGGCTGACTCTGCACGACGCTCTCGGCCGCGAGGTCCTCGTCGTCCTCGACGCCTCGCGCGAAGCGGGCACTCATTACCGCGTCATCGAGACCGCCGCACTCGCGCCCGGACTCTATCACGCATCACTCCGCGTGGGCTCGGTCGTGCGCACGGTTCCTGTCATTGTTGCGCGGTAG
- a CDS encoding Omp28-related outer membrane protein encodes MNNVQTTFVRLFVAALLLPVVAFAQDRCAPLDDMPAMQINASPFLKGGTPGITGQWSTGAKLPIAKVYHTVASLDGVIYIFGGVTTGNAYNAKSYKYTIATDTWAPIKDFPIARFLVGTAQAVNGKIYIMAGLDNLGTSYKVVPDVYEYNPANDTYTKKANMPSAQAYCPSAVFDNKIYLIGGSSTANTTYQKTVRVYDPATDTWSTATDYPRALKYHAAAQIGNRVVVTGGYNNENPQMTYVADTYVGEYAAGTLTWTKVKDYPIGPTIFMAGVGIGQNAYFFGGRPSIDNNAPATQRSFKYDPATDTWSTLDLKPTGAQMVTQAATDGVKGFYPGGGDAAGGVLDKLEIFDANASGGPVLALDSKVVDTWIKKTVPVVVNLGARNNGSANLTWNATVDAGSQSWLSLPGAAGAIAPMTKDVLRLQINAGSLANGTHTGTVTMTTNDPNQASVAITVTIHVQDQDVDEAPIALIEEGTGTWCGFCPYGADSLKAVIERNNGKVVGISYHGGSATEPMFTPTTDTWATKTGLAGWPNGAVNRILFEGNPNICFSRGDWARRAEEVLATRRSPVGIRVKTATLNPATKMINMDVEVFFHRDFTRPVRLNIAQVQDQMNYQQVFYPPAGGTTRLYPYFHDHVLRAMHPNDFGEVISSANIVSQTSVVKSFSFPAIDTVLSLTRLIIFAHVSDGVNFGEVLQAQEIQVASMVTSAGTAPSAETFTLAQNYPNPFNPTTTISFGIPAAAHVRIAVSDAFGRELGVVADGSYDAGTHSTVFNAAGLASGTYYVTMRSGSFVQTRTMSLLK; translated from the coding sequence ATGAACAACGTCCAGACAACGTTTGTCCGGCTTTTTGTTGCTGCATTGCTGCTCCCCGTCGTTGCATTTGCGCAGGACCGCTGCGCGCCGCTCGACGACATGCCCGCAATGCAGATCAATGCCTCCCCGTTCCTGAAAGGTGGCACACCCGGCATCACCGGACAGTGGTCCACCGGCGCAAAACTTCCGATCGCAAAGGTGTATCACACGGTCGCGTCGCTCGACGGTGTGATTTACATTTTCGGCGGCGTCACAACGGGTAATGCATACAACGCAAAAAGCTACAAATACACGATTGCGACCGATACCTGGGCGCCGATCAAGGATTTCCCGATCGCGCGTTTTCTTGTCGGCACTGCGCAGGCGGTGAATGGCAAGATCTACATCATGGCGGGTCTCGACAATCTCGGCACCTCGTACAAGGTTGTGCCGGACGTGTATGAATACAATCCCGCGAACGACACCTACACAAAGAAGGCGAACATGCCGAGCGCGCAGGCCTACTGCCCCTCCGCCGTGTTCGACAACAAGATCTACCTGATCGGCGGCTCGAGCACCGCGAACACAACGTATCAGAAGACCGTGCGTGTGTACGATCCGGCGACCGACACCTGGAGCACCGCCACCGATTACCCGCGCGCGCTGAAGTATCATGCCGCGGCGCAGATCGGCAACCGCGTGGTGGTGACCGGCGGCTACAACAACGAAAATCCGCAGATGACCTACGTGGCCGACACGTATGTGGGCGAGTATGCGGCCGGCACACTCACTTGGACGAAGGTGAAGGACTATCCCATCGGCCCGACCATTTTCATGGCCGGCGTCGGCATCGGGCAGAATGCCTACTTCTTCGGCGGGCGTCCCTCGATCGACAATAATGCTCCGGCAACACAGCGTTCGTTCAAGTACGATCCGGCAACCGACACGTGGTCCACACTCGACCTCAAACCCACCGGTGCGCAGATGGTGACGCAGGCGGCGACGGACGGCGTCAAAGGTTTTTATCCCGGTGGTGGTGATGCCGCGGGCGGCGTGCTCGACAAGCTCGAAATCTTCGATGCAAACGCAAGCGGCGGCCCCGTGCTCGCGCTCGATTCGAAAGTGGTCGACACATGGATCAAGAAGACCGTGCCCGTCGTCGTGAATCTCGGCGCACGGAACAACGGCAGCGCGAACCTGACCTGGAACGCCACCGTCGACGCGGGATCGCAGAGCTGGCTCTCGCTACCCGGCGCGGCCGGTGCCATTGCGCCGATGACCAAGGACGTCCTCCGTCTCCAGATCAATGCCGGAAGTCTTGCCAACGGCACGCATACCGGTACCGTCACCATGACCACCAATGATCCCAACCAGGCGAGCGTGGCGATCACCGTCACGATTCACGTGCAGGATCAGGATGTGGACGAAGCACCCATCGCGCTTATCGAAGAGGGTACCGGAACCTGGTGCGGATTCTGTCCCTATGGCGCCGACTCTCTTAAGGCCGTAATCGAACGGAACAACGGCAAAGTTGTTGGAATATCATACCATGGCGGCAGCGCCACCGAACCGATGTTCACTCCTACGACAGACACGTGGGCGACGAAGACCGGACTCGCCGGATGGCCCAATGGCGCGGTGAACCGCATTCTTTTCGAAGGCAATCCCAACATTTGTTTCAGCCGTGGTGACTGGGCGCGCCGGGCGGAAGAAGTTCTCGCAACCCGTCGCAGTCCTGTTGGCATACGAGTGAAAACAGCCACTCTGAATCCCGCCACCAAGATGATCAATATGGATGTGGAAGTATTTTTCCACAGGGATTTCACACGTCCGGTCCGACTGAATATCGCGCAGGTACAGGATCAGATGAACTATCAGCAGGTGTTCTATCCGCCTGCAGGGGGTACGACCCGTCTCTATCCGTACTTCCACGATCATGTACTCCGCGCCATGCATCCGAACGATTTTGGTGAAGTGATCTCCTCAGCGAACATCGTATCGCAGACCTCCGTAGTGAAGTCCTTCAGCTTCCCGGCGATCGACACAGTGCTTTCCTTGACCCGTCTGATCATCTTTGCTCACGTCTCCGACGGTGTGAATTTTGGTGAAGTCCTCCAGGCGCAAGAAATCCAGGTCGCGTCGATGGTCACCTCCGCCGGCACGGCGCCGAGCGCTGAGACCTTCACACTGGCGCAGAATTATCCGAATCCATTTAATCCGACCACAACGATCAGCTTCGGCATTCCGGCCGCCGCGCATGTGCGCATCGCGGTGAGTGATGCGTTCGGACGTGAGCTGGGTGTGGTCGCCGACGGATCCTACGACGCGGGCACACACTCCACCGTGTTCAACGCGGCCGGCCTCGCCTCGGGTACGTACTACGTGACGATGCGTTCGGGTTCGTTTGTGCAGACCCGCACGATGTCGCTGCTGAAATAA
- a CDS encoding carbohydrate-binding family 9-like protein, which translates to MASRYVVPRIEQRLHLDTLYDAAMWETIPSLELAAFPWYRSGTRHRTRARLVHDGERIIAEFVCEDTHISSRIIDLNGAVWNDSCVELFLRPDPARDRHYFNIEINACGTLLMAWGADRNTRAYIGFDDAKDIKIFHSVSGMLKNESPHDTSWRIVAPLPLSVFRRLSGLPLAIEAGTRWTGNFYRCGGITNPQFACWSPIDHPVPDFHRPEYFGELEFG; encoded by the coding sequence ATGGCATCACGATATGTTGTTCCACGCATCGAGCAGCGACTGCATCTTGATACTCTGTATGATGCGGCGATGTGGGAGACGATCCCGTCGCTGGAACTCGCCGCCTTTCCGTGGTATCGTTCGGGCACGCGTCACAGGACACGCGCCCGCCTCGTGCACGACGGCGAACGCATCATTGCCGAGTTTGTGTGTGAAGATACACACATCTCGTCGCGCATCATCGACCTGAATGGCGCGGTGTGGAATGACAGTTGCGTCGAGCTTTTTCTGAGGCCCGATCCCGCGCGCGACCGGCACTACTTCAACATCGAGATCAACGCCTGCGGCACGTTGCTTATGGCCTGGGGCGCGGATCGGAATACACGCGCCTATATCGGTTTCGACGACGCGAAAGACATCAAGATATTTCACTCCGTATCCGGCATGTTGAAAAACGAATCGCCCCACGACACGTCGTGGCGCATCGTTGCGCCGCTTCCGCTCTCTGTGTTCCGTCGTCTTTCGGGACTCCCGCTCGCCATCGAAGCAGGCACGCGATGGACCGGCAACTTCTACCGCTGCGGCGGCATCACGAATCCCCAGTTCGCCTGCTGGTCGCCCATCGATCATCCGGTACCCGACTTTCATCGTCCTGAATATTTCGGGGAACTCGAGTTTGGGTAG